One Fibrobacter sp. UWB16 DNA window includes the following coding sequences:
- a CDS encoding ABC transporter ATP-binding protein: protein MIELDSVTFRYPKSTADALSNISLNIPQGSFFALIGPNGAGKTTLLRLLCGRLGAFKGSVKIDESLRNFAGFLNAEKYGVLLENPGVYPKLSIKEYLQYFTGFYGFGAEDWREDGAMLERCKSFAERLKLPPLDKRLETLSLGNRQKVQIVRALLHSPKLLILDEPVANLDPISRDTVWQLLDEWRKEENGTAIVCSHVLAEMDLWATDYAIIDGGRVLKSGRVADVGADTTSFKINAAGTTLEQIRAALAAAGISADVNLEHTSLSKLYRSIIQ from the coding sequence GTGATTGAACTTGATTCGGTAACATTCCGTTATCCGAAATCCACGGCAGATGCTCTGTCTAATATTTCTCTCAATATCCCGCAAGGGAGCTTCTTTGCGCTGATTGGTCCGAATGGTGCCGGCAAGACTACTTTGTTGCGCTTGCTTTGCGGGCGCTTGGGTGCTTTTAAAGGCTCTGTTAAAATTGACGAGTCCTTGCGCAATTTTGCGGGATTTCTGAATGCCGAAAAGTACGGTGTGCTTCTCGAAAATCCGGGCGTTTATCCGAAACTTTCCATCAAGGAATACCTCCAGTATTTTACAGGCTTTTATGGCTTTGGCGCAGAGGATTGGCGCGAAGATGGAGCCATGCTGGAGCGTTGCAAGTCTTTTGCTGAACGTCTGAAATTGCCGCCTCTCGATAAGCGCTTGGAAACGCTCTCGCTTGGGAACCGCCAAAAGGTACAGATTGTCCGTGCGCTTTTGCATAGCCCAAAGCTTTTGATTCTCGACGAGCCTGTTGCAAATCTCGACCCGATTTCAAGAGATACGGTCTGGCAACTGCTCGACGAATGGCGCAAAGAAGAAAACGGAACGGCTATCGTCTGTTCTCATGTGCTTGCTGAAATGGACCTGTGGGCAACGGATTACGCTATTATCGACGGCGGTCGCGTCTTGAAAAGTGGGCGAGTTGCCGATGTCGGAGCCGATACCACTTCGTTTAAGATAAATGCAGCTGGCACGACTCTAGAACAAATCCGCGCTGCTCTTGCCGCCGCCGGAATCTCCGCCGACGTAAATCTTGAACACACAAGCCTTTCAAAGCTTTATCGTTCAATTATTCAGTAA
- a CDS encoding peptidyl-prolyl cis-trans isomerase: MKKALLAFFSFCTLFFTGCNSIGDKDTLVARVNGEPIFKEDYAFMMRVGNIVPNTEAMRKASGSLFSRKALYTVALQKNPEFKDQLAAHSAAMENYLLTFIYQRLYAMDRLMYSDDELAFFYDKHRDQFPDSLSYMNLRDKIADAKYIESNMDSLKAYAYQHRNLADSSSEVKITDEIKERFVSDYRQRIVREMGPALMKKYNIQEVAIEMPTVENYYAKHKDLYMTPYSYVVYHVESSDSAALAKRFNGKKVDLKKFMKIASKYSENKETKKAKGFVGKVAYGHALPYGIGFVQRMFFELDSLTDGSVSSIIRSESTNRFHVFYRVSAVPMEPKPLDRVRRAIEHELATTANYELDSSYVLVTKNGEPAIREKDVLATYEDNPSMLRSRRAHDQIVKALALQLAFASEAREVGLDRSWEYRALRRQSDVDYVISLYRKKVLTNIAVPEDSLKALYARMGNPAHPNMEYEESRPELSDWFVIPENLMKRTYYYAEDDFLPETYEQAKKRVFESAYLVFRSGRWDKEVVSSWGTAKVDLFADNITLLPQESSPELAMRAADSLYTQAKSVEKAYLAWNGIRERYVEIDSVAKKATFELAHVYSDKEEFDKAQREYRAFYRTWPDSPDAEKAMFSRGFILNENLHKDDEALQVFEEFKKRYPKSELNESVDWLVQNIKSNGKLADDLMKKIEAEE; this comes from the coding sequence ATGAAAAAGGCTTTGCTTGCGTTTTTTTCTTTCTGTACCCTCTTTTTTACAGGGTGCAATTCCATCGGAGACAAGGATACTCTCGTAGCCAGGGTGAATGGTGAACCTATTTTCAAGGAAGACTACGCCTTTATGATGCGTGTGGGGAACATCGTTCCCAATACCGAAGCAATGAGAAAGGCTTCGGGTTCCCTTTTCAGCCGCAAGGCCCTCTATACAGTTGCTCTTCAGAAGAATCCTGAGTTCAAGGATCAGCTTGCTGCCCATAGTGCTGCTATGGAAAACTACCTGCTCACTTTTATATACCAGCGCCTCTATGCGATGGATCGCTTGATGTATAGCGACGACGAACTCGCTTTCTTCTACGACAAGCATCGTGACCAATTCCCGGATTCTCTTTCCTACATGAATCTTCGTGATAAAATCGCTGATGCAAAGTACATTGAATCGAACATGGACTCCTTGAAGGCTTATGCCTATCAGCATAGAAACTTGGCCGATTCTTCGAGTGAAGTCAAGATTACAGATGAAATCAAGGAACGTTTCGTCTCGGACTATCGCCAACGGATTGTGCGCGAAATGGGTCCGGCTCTCATGAAAAAGTACAATATCCAGGAAGTCGCTATCGAAATGCCGACGGTGGAAAACTATTATGCAAAGCATAAGGATTTGTACATGACTCCGTATTCCTATGTTGTGTACCATGTGGAATCTTCGGACTCTGCCGCTTTGGCCAAACGCTTTAATGGCAAAAAAGTGGACCTCAAGAAGTTCATGAAAATTGCATCCAAATACAGTGAAAACAAGGAAACAAAGAAGGCAAAGGGCTTTGTCGGCAAGGTTGCTTACGGCCATGCACTTCCGTATGGAATCGGCTTTGTTCAGAGAATGTTCTTTGAACTCGATAGCTTGACGGATGGCTCTGTATCCTCGATTATCCGTTCGGAATCGACAAATCGTTTCCATGTTTTCTATCGCGTTTCGGCTGTTCCTATGGAACCCAAACCGCTTGATCGAGTTCGTAGAGCCATCGAACATGAACTTGCAACGACCGCAAACTACGAATTGGATTCGTCCTATGTCCTCGTCACAAAGAATGGCGAACCTGCAATCCGCGAAAAGGATGTCCTTGCAACATATGAAGATAATCCGTCGATGCTCCGTTCTCGTAGAGCCCATGACCAGATTGTGAAGGCTCTTGCGCTTCAGCTTGCTTTTGCCTCGGAAGCTCGTGAAGTTGGACTGGACCGCTCATGGGAGTACAGGGCTTTGCGCCGTCAGAGCGATGTCGATTACGTTATCAGCCTTTATAGGAAAAAAGTGCTTACTAATATTGCCGTTCCTGAAGATTCCCTCAAGGCTCTTTATGCGCGTATGGGCAATCCGGCACACCCGAACATGGAGTACGAAGAATCCCGTCCGGAGCTGAGCGACTGGTTTGTCATTCCGGAAAACCTCATGAAGAGAACGTACTACTACGCCGAAGACGATTTCTTGCCGGAAACTTATGAACAGGCTAAGAAGCGTGTCTTCGAATCTGCTTATCTGGTATTCCGTTCTGGCCGTTGGGATAAGGAAGTCGTTTCTTCTTGGGGTACGGCTAAGGTCGATCTCTTTGCAGACAACATTACGCTTTTGCCACAGGAATCTTCTCCAGAACTTGCCATGAGAGCTGCTGATTCCCTTTACACGCAGGCTAAGAGCGTTGAAAAGGCTTACCTTGCATGGAACGGCATCCGTGAACGCTATGTGGAAATTGACTCTGTGGCAAAGAAGGCTACGTTCGAACTTGCCCATGTCTATAGCGACAAGGAAGAATTCGACAAGGCCCAGCGCGAATACAGGGCTTTCTACCGCACGTGGCCGGATTCCCCGGATGCCGAAAAGGCCATGTTCAGCCGCGGCTTCATCCTGAACGAAAACCTGCACAAGGATGATGAAGCTCTCCAGGTCTTTGAAGAATTCAAGAAGCGCTATCCGAAGAGCGAACTCAACGAATCTGTCGATTGGCTTGTCCAGAACATCAAGAGCAACGGCAAACTCGCCGATGATTTGATGAAAAAAATCGAAGCAGAAGAGTAA
- a CDS encoding BamA/TamA family outer membrane protein, giving the protein MILLICALLFFSSIAFADNDDKSPWSVSIEGNKIFSKFQLNEQLDIPDEFGQLDTIKQDFLMRLSSENIKALYFSRGYFSLDLKLEIHREPLSNGNIQRNYAISVSEGDCYRFNDAKIISAGDEPIPINLASLKITKHRYYKQEDISEDLQEIQKAYRKQGNLHVYISSEEHVDTTAKQINVIINVNPGPKVLMGNIITTTQRVINKNERKQTPEQGLTDTSWLSSLWRIPKNEIIDGNQYFNFKSKLYSTQLFTQVKLNDSLREDGLSDVHLDVIERVPGEARYGFFFEEIYGFGAMAYADHKNFFGKFNEFSTSVQIAQHKQEITLGYANPLLFGTAFTFIPTAIRFVDRLSFNHEKINPPAYPDSVEERYEIINRGDLTFGITNNIRFRGTIDTRYVNKNEDKLFKLKGEIGLTFDYTNDYFNPTKGIRVFPTAGLGTNFSGKKDYEDGHIYTYGEATVNLYMPLFWTLYGALSGSIGRFFNTAIEDDARVFYQGGSRSVRGYRFRSIYASYTSESTTEVTTKKKDGTKETKEVTQEIINTALTPMYYRINEELRWTLPWKSLRAWQIVQFFDWAKVVDSKDDTYKDAQEGSLGLGIRYHWQFLTFRLDYAILTGLTSLDESKRNSTKFKWGRFAFDLSQAF; this is encoded by the coding sequence ATGATTTTATTGATTTGTGCATTATTGTTTTTTTCGTCGATTGCATTTGCGGATAACGATGATAAGAGTCCATGGTCCGTTTCCATCGAAGGCAACAAGATTTTCTCGAAGTTCCAACTAAACGAGCAGCTCGACATTCCCGATGAATTCGGGCAACTCGATACCATCAAGCAAGACTTCTTGATGCGTCTTTCTTCGGAAAACATCAAGGCTCTTTACTTTTCCCGCGGGTATTTCAGTCTCGACTTAAAATTGGAAATCCATCGTGAACCGCTTTCGAACGGGAACATTCAGCGCAACTATGCCATTAGTGTAAGCGAAGGTGATTGCTATAGATTCAACGACGCCAAAATCATTTCGGCTGGCGACGAGCCCATCCCTATAAATTTGGCATCGCTAAAGATTACAAAGCACAGGTATTACAAACAGGAAGATATTTCTGAAGACTTGCAAGAAATCCAGAAGGCCTACCGCAAACAAGGCAACTTGCACGTTTACATTTCTTCCGAAGAACATGTCGATACAACAGCAAAACAAATTAACGTCATCATCAATGTGAACCCAGGTCCCAAAGTCTTGATGGGTAACATCATCACAACGACCCAGCGCGTCATCAACAAGAACGAAAGAAAGCAAACTCCCGAGCAAGGGCTTACAGATACATCGTGGCTTTCTTCACTTTGGCGAATTCCTAAAAACGAAATCATTGACGGTAACCAGTATTTCAACTTCAAGAGCAAGCTCTATTCTACGCAATTGTTTACGCAGGTCAAGTTGAACGATTCACTTCGTGAAGACGGACTTTCGGACGTTCATCTCGATGTGATTGAACGCGTGCCTGGCGAAGCTCGTTACGGATTTTTCTTCGAAGAAATCTACGGATTTGGCGCTATGGCCTACGCCGATCACAAGAACTTCTTTGGAAAGTTCAACGAATTTTCGACAAGCGTCCAGATTGCACAGCATAAGCAAGAAATCACGCTCGGGTACGCGAACCCGCTTTTGTTCGGAACGGCGTTCACGTTCATTCCGACCGCTATCCGTTTTGTAGACCGTCTCTCATTTAACCACGAAAAAATCAACCCGCCTGCTTACCCGGACAGTGTCGAAGAGCGTTACGAAATCATCAACCGCGGCGACTTGACTTTCGGTATCACGAATAACATCCGATTCCGTGGTACTATAGATACGCGATACGTGAACAAAAATGAAGATAAACTTTTCAAGCTCAAAGGCGAAATCGGCTTGACGTTCGACTACACCAACGATTACTTCAACCCGACAAAAGGTATTCGCGTTTTCCCGACAGCGGGCCTTGGCACAAACTTTAGCGGAAAGAAAGACTACGAAGACGGACACATCTACACTTATGGTGAAGCAACGGTCAACCTGTACATGCCACTTTTCTGGACGCTATACGGGGCATTAAGCGGAAGCATCGGCAGATTTTTCAACACAGCTATCGAAGATGACGCCCGCGTATTTTACCAAGGTGGTTCCCGTTCTGTACGCGGCTACCGTTTCCGCAGCATTTACGCCAGTTACACTTCAGAATCGACAACCGAAGTCACCACGAAGAAAAAAGACGGAACGAAAGAAACTAAAGAAGTCACTCAAGAAATCATCAATACGGCACTCACGCCAATGTATTATCGCATAAACGAGGAATTGCGTTGGACATTGCCATGGAAATCTTTGAGAGCTTGGCAGATTGTTCAATTTTTCGATTGGGCAAAAGTTGTCGATTCGAAGGATGACACCTATAAAGACGCTCAGGAAGGAAGCCTTGGTCTTGGCATCCGTTACCATTGGCAATTCCTCACGTTCCGTCTGGACTACGCCATTCTTACTGGGCTTACAAGCCTGGATGAAAGCAAGAGGAACTCCACCAAATTTAAATGGGGACGTTTCGCCTTCGACTTATCGCAGGCATTCTAA
- a CDS encoding fumarate reductase/succinate dehydrogenase flavoprotein subunit gives MILDSKIPGGSIEEKWTKHKFELKLVNPANKRKFTVIVVGTGLAGASAAASLGELGYNVKSFCIQDSPRRAHSIAAQGGINAAKNYKNDGDSVYRLFYDTVKGGDFRAREANVHRLAENSNLIIDQCVAQGVPFGREYGGLLDNRSFGGTQVSRTFYARGQTGQQLLLGAYQALMRQVAAGKVKMFPRREMMDLVVIDGKARGIIVRNLITGELESHVADAVCLCTGGYGNVYYLSTNAQGSNVTAAFRAYKRGALFANPCYTQIHPTCIPRHGDLQSKLTLMSESLRNDGRIWVPRKAGDTRSPDQIPEEDRYYYLEEKYPSFGNLVPRDVASRNAKQVCDAGLGVGNTKQAVYLDFADAIQRMGVAGVSAKYGNLFQMYEKITDEDPYKVPMRIFPAIHYTMGGLWVDYDLMSTIPGCFVLGEANFSDHGANRLGASALMQGLSDGYFVIPFTIGGYFAGTKLEKVSESDPAFTDCKKQTEERIHKLLSIKGHRTVNDIHRELGNIMWEYVGMARNEAGLKTALEKIPALRQEFWENVNVLGSEGSFNQNLERAGRVADFLEFAEVLTLDALHRKESCGGHFREESQTPEGEAKRDDENFCYVGAWEYKGDGIAPELSKEPLTFDNVHLATRSYK, from the coding sequence ATGATTCTTGATTCTAAAATCCCCGGTGGTTCCATCGAAGAAAAGTGGACCAAGCACAAGTTCGAACTCAAGCTCGTGAACCCGGCCAACAAGCGTAAGTTCACAGTGATCGTCGTGGGTACTGGCCTTGCAGGTGCATCTGCAGCCGCTTCCCTCGGTGAACTTGGTTACAACGTAAAGTCTTTCTGCATCCAGGATAGCCCGCGCCGTGCCCACTCCATTGCTGCACAGGGCGGTATCAACGCTGCTAAGAACTACAAAAACGATGGCGACTCCGTTTATCGTTTGTTCTACGATACTGTTAAGGGTGGTGACTTCCGCGCTCGCGAAGCCAACGTTCACCGCTTGGCAGAAAACTCCAACTTGATCATCGACCAGTGCGTCGCTCAGGGCGTTCCGTTCGGTCGTGAATACGGTGGCCTTTTGGACAACCGCTCTTTCGGTGGTACGCAGGTTTCCCGTACGTTCTATGCTCGTGGCCAGACGGGTCAGCAGCTCTTGCTCGGTGCTTACCAGGCTCTCATGCGCCAGGTTGCTGCCGGTAAGGTCAAGATGTTCCCGCGTCGCGAAATGATGGACCTCGTCGTGATTGACGGCAAGGCACGCGGTATCATCGTCCGTAACCTCATCACTGGCGAACTCGAAAGCCACGTTGCAGACGCAGTCTGCCTTTGCACTGGTGGTTATGGTAACGTCTACTACCTCTCCACGAACGCTCAGGGCTCCAACGTCACGGCTGCATTCCGTGCTTACAAGCGCGGCGCTTTGTTCGCTAACCCCTGCTACACGCAGATCCACCCGACCTGCATTCCGCGCCATGGCGACCTTCAGTCCAAGCTCACCTTGATGAGTGAATCCCTCCGTAACGACGGTCGTATTTGGGTTCCGCGCAAGGCTGGCGACACCCGTTCTCCGGACCAGATCCCGGAAGAAGATCGTTACTACTACCTCGAAGAAAAGTACCCGAGCTTCGGTAACCTCGTTCCGCGTGACGTGGCTTCCCGTAACGCCAAGCAGGTCTGCGATGCAGGTCTCGGCGTGGGTAACACCAAGCAGGCTGTGTACCTCGACTTCGCCGACGCTATCCAGCGTATGGGCGTTGCAGGCGTCTCTGCCAAGTACGGCAACCTCTTCCAGATGTACGAAAAGATCACAGACGAAGACCCGTACAAGGTCCCGATGCGCATCTTCCCGGCTATCCACTACACCATGGGTGGCCTCTGGGTTGACTATGATTTGATGTCCACCATCCCGGGCTGCTTCGTTCTCGGTGAAGCAAACTTCTCCGACCACGGTGCAAACCGCCTCGGTGCTTCTGCTCTTATGCAGGGCCTCTCCGACGGTTACTTCGTGATTCCGTTCACCATCGGTGGTTACTTCGCAGGTACCAAGCTCGAAAAGGTTTCCGAATCTGATCCTGCTTTCACTGACTGCAAGAAGCAGACCGAAGAACGCATCCACAAGCTCCTCTCCATCAAGGGTCACCGCACTGTTAACGATATCCATCGTGAACTCGGTAACATCATGTGGGAATACGTTGGCATGGCTCGTAACGAAGCCGGCCTCAAGACGGCTCTCGAAAAGATTCCGGCACTCCGTCAGGAATTCTGGGAAAACGTCAACGTGCTCGGCTCCGAAGGTTCCTTCAACCAGAACCTCGAACGTGCTGGCCGCGTTGCTGACTTCCTCGAATTCGCCGAAGTCCTCACTCTCGACGCTCTCCATCGTAAAGAATCTTGCGGTGGCCACTTCCGTGAAGAAAGCCAGACTCCGGAAGGCGAAGCAAAGCGCGATGACGAAAACTTCTGCTACGTCGGTGCTTGGGAATACAAGGGCGACGGTATCGCACCGGAACTCTCCAAGGAACCTCTTACCTTTGATAACGTCCACCTTGCTACTAGGAGCTACAAATAA
- a CDS encoding succinate dehydrogenase/fumarate reductase iron-sulfur subunit, whose translation MSGLNLTLKIWRQKDAKTKGQFETVKINDVSPDMSFLEMLDIVNEEQMKQGKEGFAFDHDCREGICGMCSLVINGMPHGPDHATTTCQLHMRKFKDGDTIVIEPWRAAAFPVIRDCAVDRTAFDRIIQAGGFVSVNTGAAPEASTIPVPKADADRAFDAAACIGCGACVAACKNASAMLFVSAKVSHLSFLPQGKVEAKKRVLAMVAQMDKEGFGNCTNLYECQAACPKGITVDYIAKMNREYLGATVTYAEKVYGKD comes from the coding sequence ATGAGCGGACTGAATTTGACTTTGAAGATTTGGCGTCAGAAGGATGCCAAGACCAAGGGACAGTTCGAAACTGTCAAGATCAACGATGTTTCTCCGGACATGTCCTTCTTGGAAATGCTCGACATTGTGAACGAAGAACAGATGAAGCAGGGCAAGGAAGGCTTCGCTTTCGACCACGACTGCCGCGAAGGTATCTGTGGTATGTGCTCTCTCGTCATCAACGGTATGCCGCACGGTCCTGACCATGCAACGACTACCTGCCAGCTTCACATGCGTAAGTTCAAGGATGGCGACACCATCGTGATCGAACCGTGGCGCGCCGCCGCATTCCCGGTTATCCGTGACTGCGCTGTTGACCGTACCGCATTCGACCGCATCATCCAGGCTGGCGGCTTTGTTTCCGTCAACACCGGTGCCGCTCCTGAAGCTTCTACGATTCCGGTACCCAAGGCTGATGCCGACCGCGCCTTTGACGCTGCCGCCTGTATCGGTTGCGGTGCCTGCGTGGCCGCCTGTAAGAACGCTTCCGCAATGTTGTTCGTATCTGCCAAGGTTTCTCACCTCAGCTTCTTGCCGCAGGGCAAGGTCGAAGCAAAGAAGCGCGTGCTCGCCATGGTCGCTCAGATGGACAAGGAAGGCTTCGGCAACTGCACGAACCTTTACGAATGCCAGGCTGCCTGCCCGAAGGGTATCACCGTCGATTACATCGCCAAGATGAACCGCGAATACCTCGGCGCCACCGTGACCTACGCCGAAAAGGTGTACGGCAAAGACTAG
- a CDS encoding succinate dehydrogenase cytochrome b subunit has product MQWIIKYLTSSIGKKQIMGCTGAFLALFIFGHMCGNFQLLNFDQAAAQASYNAYTEFLTGFNPLHFPVKMIYLVELVLVAAFAIHIFLAIKLKIENKKARGGIEYEVNARKGKKTFATFTMIWSGLFILGFLIQHLMMLKFGEHYLYMNDKGEIIRDMWLTTIQMFANPGWAAFYVVSMFVIGMHLFHAISSAFQTMGIAHQKWTPIIDIAGIVYSVVVALGFGITAVASYYLANQPETQALIEKSRSLQQQYEQQKANANKAVFVIPSVGEVQVSFNIEK; this is encoded by the coding sequence ATGCAATGGATCATCAAGTATCTTACCTCGTCCATTGGTAAGAAGCAGATCATGGGATGCACTGGCGCCTTCCTGGCTCTGTTCATCTTTGGCCACATGTGTGGTAACTTCCAGCTCTTGAACTTCGACCAGGCTGCGGCACAGGCGTCCTACAACGCTTATACCGAATTCCTGACCGGATTCAACCCGCTCCACTTCCCGGTGAAGATGATTTACCTCGTCGAACTGGTACTCGTGGCTGCCTTTGCCATTCACATCTTCCTTGCTATCAAGCTGAAGATTGAAAACAAGAAGGCTCGTGGCGGAATTGAATACGAAGTCAATGCACGCAAGGGCAAGAAGACTTTCGCAACTTTCACCATGATCTGGTCTGGTCTCTTCATTCTCGGCTTCCTCATCCAGCACCTCATGATGCTCAAGTTCGGTGAACACTACCTCTACATGAACGACAAGGGCGAAATCATCCGCGACATGTGGCTCACCACGATCCAGATGTTTGCAAATCCGGGCTGGGCTGCATTCTATGTTGTTAGCATGTTCGTGATCGGTATGCACCTCTTCCACGCCATCTCCTCTGCATTCCAGACGATGGGTATCGCTCACCAGAAGTGGACTCCGATTATCGATATCGCCGGTATCGTTTATAGCGTCGTCGTAGCTCTTGGCTTCGGCATCACCGCTGTTGCCTCTTACTACCTCGCTAACCAGCCTGAAACCCAGGCTCTTATCGAAAAGTCCCGTAGCCTCCAGCAGCAGTACGAACAGCAGAAGGCAAATGCCAACAAGGCTGTTTTCGTCATTCCGTCTGTTGGCGAAGTACAAGTTTCTTTCAATATTGAAAAGTAA
- the ndk gene encoding nucleoside-diphosphate kinase encodes MEMTFAMIKPNAVKSGLVGRIIDRYISAGLSVCAVKMHQMTSEDARGFYAEHVEKPFFPELEAYMTKGPSVMLALGGENAIAKVRAINGATNPAKAEPGTLRYDFAPSMTENVVHSSDSPASAERELDFWFKKEERYAYEMPSLKACCVL; translated from the coding sequence ATGGAAATGACATTTGCAATGATCAAGCCGAACGCAGTCAAGTCTGGCTTGGTTGGTCGTATTATCGATCGCTACATCAGTGCCGGTCTCTCTGTCTGCGCCGTCAAGATGCACCAGATGACCTCCGAAGATGCACGCGGTTTTTACGCTGAACACGTCGAAAAGCCGTTCTTCCCGGAACTCGAAGCCTACATGACCAAGGGTCCGTCCGTGATGCTTGCTCTCGGTGGCGAAAACGCAATTGCAAAGGTCCGCGCCATTAACGGTGCTACCAATCCTGCCAAGGCGGAACCGGGTACCCTCCGCTACGATTTTGCTCCTTCCATGACCGAAAACGTCGTTCACAGCTCCGATAGTCCGGCTTCTGCAGAACGCGAACTCGACTTCTGGTTCAAGAAGGAAGAACGCTACGCTTACGAAATGCCTTCTCTCAAGGCCTGCTGCGTCCTCTAA
- a CDS encoding carbohydrate-binding protein, giving the protein MECLKLSFAALSLAAVSAFAGPITTVPWNGRPGAASFTFDDGLHSQTNNLTFLDNMPDVTVTFFVCTNTMGFGSNTQPHLNYAKKGHEIGNHTATHKNLTQNADLNSEISGAASKLRGMGLEATSLATPYCAQNQTVKNAINKEHFISRGCGGSGLTGWDNEPDWMQIDSHYWQQNGSTVSAFKSSADQAASQSKWHVQLNHGVGADWDVISAADIKTLIEYAVSKKLWVASFSTVGAYLRAHFTIDKAAATNTASGFTVKWTSPHAHMPKSVPLRVKIQGAQGKTVSQKGKEVKPNSDGTYTIEFMALELEVSGEPIEVKPFKGAIEIPGTLEAENYDTYAYSDADGKSDETGYRSDDAGIVKGGSGYALGYTSADDYFEYTLDVKKAGKYKVVINGATGNSTASSVTVSVGDKNIEAEIPSKGDWVTYSEVEAGELELAAGKQTLRLTINTNYINVDWIKFVDESAQSSSSVPQPSSSANPAVSSSSALAQSNSSATNAIVQKIAFEHGVAMVRCLVFDLNGQLIKSANVMAGSVSEAWNLVKTGLRKGAYIMRYGEAGQGSHVVKVRLQ; this is encoded by the coding sequence ATGGAATGTTTAAAATTATCCTTTGCTGCGCTTTCTTTGGCCGCTGTTTCGGCTTTTGCGGGCCCAATTACCACCGTTCCCTGGAATGGGCGCCCGGGGGCGGCGTCTTTCACATTCGATGACGGTCTGCACTCGCAGACGAACAACCTGACCTTCCTGGACAATATGCCGGATGTGACGGTGACGTTCTTTGTTTGTACCAACACGATGGGCTTTGGTAGCAATACGCAACCTCATTTGAATTATGCAAAGAAGGGGCATGAGATTGGGAACCATACGGCGACTCATAAGAACTTGACGCAGAACGCCGACTTGAATTCGGAAATTAGTGGCGCGGCCTCGAAACTGCGTGGTATGGGCTTGGAAGCGACATCTTTGGCGACTCCGTATTGCGCGCAGAATCAGACAGTCAAGAATGCGATTAACAAGGAACATTTCATTAGCCGCGGGTGCGGCGGTTCTGGCCTTACGGGCTGGGATAACGAACCGGACTGGATGCAGATTGATTCCCACTATTGGCAACAGAATGGAAGTACGGTGTCGGCATTCAAGAGCAGTGCGGACCAGGCGGCAAGCCAGAGCAAGTGGCACGTGCAACTGAACCATGGCGTAGGTGCTGACTGGGACGTGATTTCTGCCGCCGACATCAAGACGCTTATTGAGTACGCGGTCAGCAAGAAGTTGTGGGTGGCGAGCTTCTCGACGGTGGGGGCGTATTTGCGTGCTCACTTCACCATTGACAAGGCGGCCGCAACGAACACCGCAAGCGGGTTTACTGTCAAGTGGACATCTCCGCATGCGCATATGCCAAAGAGCGTGCCGCTTCGCGTAAAGATTCAGGGAGCACAGGGCAAGACTGTAAGCCAAAAGGGCAAAGAGGTCAAGCCGAATTCCGATGGTACTTACACGATTGAATTCATGGCGCTTGAACTTGAAGTTTCGGGCGAACCGATTGAAGTCAAACCGTTCAAGGGCGCAATTGAAATTCCGGGAACTCTTGAAGCCGAAAATTATGATACTTACGCTTACAGTGATGCTGATGGCAAGAGCGATGAAACTGGCTATCGTAGCGATGATGCTGGCATTGTCAAGGGTGGCTCTGGTTATGCGCTTGGCTACACGAGTGCTGACGATTATTTCGAATATACGCTCGATGTGAAAAAGGCGGGTAAGTACAAAGTAGTCATTAATGGCGCCACTGGCAATTCTACAGCGTCTTCCGTGACTGTTTCTGTAGGCGATAAAAATATTGAAGCGGAAATTCCGTCTAAAGGCGATTGGGTCACGTATTCCGAAGTCGAAGCGGGTGAGTTGGAGCTTGCTGCGGGCAAGCAAACGCTCCGCCTTACAATCAATACAAACTATATAAATGTCGACTGGATCAAGTTTGTGGATGAATCGGCGCAATCTTCAAGTTCCGTTCCGCAGCCCTCAAGTTCTGCGAATCCGGCGGTTTCTAGCTCGTCAGCTCTCGCGCAGTCCAACTCTTCGGCAACAAATGCGATTGTGCAGAAAATTGCGTTTGAACATGGCGTAGCGATGGTGCGTTGCCTGGTGTTCGATTTGAACGGTCAACTGATTAAGTCCGCGAATGTGATGGCGGGTTCCGTAAGCGAAGCCTGGAATCTCGTGAAGACTGGACTCCGAAAAGGCGCTTACATCATGCGTTATGGCGAAGCGGGTCAAGGCTCGCATGTCGTGAAAGTTCGTTTGCAATAG